In one Bacteroides intestinalis DSM 17393 genomic region, the following are encoded:
- a CDS encoding hybrid sensor histidine kinase/response regulator transcription factor has protein sequence MKSRFLLYFLLIPILLSAQPYAVRQLGIEKGLSNNYVVSIAQDKEGFLWFATEEGLNKFDGTRFITYYKNETRNGYGITGNELNCLLDDPKDSILWIGTQRAGLNAYDYVNDTFTFYRHNEAVPESIITDDVTNIIAADDGNLWVTTYWKGIEYFDKGTGHFSHYNTATVPGLASDNIWTVADGGNGKLYIGHVHHGFSILSIKDKKVRNFVHDPNNRNSLPGNEVRCVYKDMNHNIWVGTNKGLALFNPESENFIQFNSDGNLSHYIYDIRQLDGNKLWIAMEFGGIAIMDLSQRLFLLPEQTQFHYIREGDDGYSLSNSSARCIFQDSFKNIWTGVWGGGINFLSYEPPLFSGYYYSPNQNSMSRLNNKTASSICVDSQGKLWIGTDGGGINVFDKGKRVAVYLEDTEDMGGNSVLASLRDSEDNLWFGLFMGGVNYYDAKRKMFYRNFLKEIEYEDIRSFYEDDQRILWIGTSRGIYKVDLADKKIIGHYEFENNLVRCVLKDSRGHLWVGSFGSGLGVGDSELQDIKLFNIENLFPSNTINAIYEDSRKNIWVGTGEGLVCFSSLPDWEYKVYRREEGLTNTHILAITEDANHNIWVSTNRGISCLVQDKGIFYNYDHWDNVPMGNFMSGSVAQDQNGEIYFGSINGLCHFNPDFVLAKREAPAAVITEMKIFAPLGNAGSNEEVVAIDGQSKVRLGYMQNSFNITFNIRNYALVNQVEYAYMLKGLEDAWYTVTDPNSVTFRNIPPGDYHFLVKTRVKNQEWSDEVTTLDIHIVPPLWLTWWVKCSYILLSATILFLILYAYKKKLDMEVLYDLEKKNHVQEQELNQERLRFYTNITHELRTPLTLILGPLEDMQKSNSLSNKDAQKISVIHQSAIRLLNLINQILEFRKTETQNKKLCVAHDNIANLVYEIGLKYKELNRKPNIEFHIELEKDDMPLYFDKEVVTIVLDNLISNAIKYTEKGSIGLGLRNVVRDNINYTEIKVSDTGFGITPEALPNIFNRYYQEGGDHQASGTGIGLALVKNLVTLHEGEIRVESILGTGSTFYVYLLTDNTYPHVLHADSPERTSVDGKEEKEEVPESTSNGKRILLIVEDNQDICNYIAESFSDDFEVKTAANGQQGMEQALSCIPDIVVSDVMMPIMNGITMCKMLKEDVRTSHIPIILLTAKDSLQDKEEGYQVGADSYLTKPFSATLLHSRINNLLESRKRLAERLNTNTPHHNMDEKRALLADSLNKLDNEFLEKINRLIEDRLSSEKIDIGYLADNMCMSKSTLYRKMKALTGLSTNEYVRKIKMQYAERLLLEGRYNVSEIAFRVGINSVVYFRQCFKEEFGVLPSDYLKQP, from the coding sequence ATGAAAAGCAGATTTTTACTTTATTTCTTGTTGATACCTATCCTTTTGTCGGCACAGCCTTATGCTGTCAGGCAGTTAGGGATAGAGAAGGGATTATCTAATAACTATGTAGTTAGTATAGCCCAGGATAAGGAGGGCTTTCTATGGTTTGCAACCGAAGAAGGTTTGAATAAATTCGACGGAACACGTTTCATTACTTACTATAAGAATGAAACAAGGAACGGATATGGTATTACAGGAAATGAATTGAACTGCCTGTTGGACGATCCGAAGGACTCCATTTTGTGGATTGGTACGCAAAGAGCCGGACTAAATGCCTATGATTATGTAAACGATACTTTTACATTCTATCGGCATAATGAGGCTGTACCTGAAAGTATCATTACGGATGATGTTACCAATATTATTGCTGCAGATGATGGAAATTTGTGGGTAACTACTTATTGGAAAGGAATAGAATACTTTGATAAAGGAACCGGCCATTTTTCTCATTACAATACTGCAACCGTACCGGGACTGGCAAGTGATAATATCTGGACTGTGGCTGACGGAGGTAATGGTAAACTGTATATAGGACATGTACATCACGGCTTCAGTATTCTCTCCATAAAAGATAAGAAGGTAAGAAACTTTGTTCATGATCCGAATAACCGGAATAGTTTGCCGGGTAATGAAGTGAGATGTGTGTATAAGGATATGAACCATAATATCTGGGTAGGTACGAATAAGGGATTGGCATTGTTTAATCCGGAATCGGAAAATTTTATCCAGTTTAATTCAGATGGGAATCTTTCACATTATATTTATGACATCCGGCAGCTTGACGGCAATAAGTTGTGGATAGCCATGGAATTTGGTGGAATAGCTATAATGGACTTGTCGCAACGTTTGTTTCTATTGCCCGAGCAGACCCAATTTCATTATATCAGGGAAGGAGACGATGGATACAGTCTGTCTAACTCAAGTGCGAGGTGCATTTTTCAGGATTCATTTAAGAATATATGGACCGGTGTATGGGGTGGCGGCATAAATTTCCTAAGCTATGAACCACCATTATTTAGCGGTTATTACTATTCTCCCAATCAGAACTCCATGAGCCGTTTGAATAATAAAACAGCAAGTAGCATTTGTGTGGATAGTCAGGGTAAATTGTGGATCGGGACAGATGGAGGTGGAATCAATGTCTTTGATAAAGGCAAGCGGGTAGCTGTTTATCTGGAAGATACAGAAGATATGGGAGGAAATTCCGTATTGGCTTCATTGCGTGACTCGGAAGATAATCTGTGGTTTGGCTTGTTTATGGGTGGTGTGAATTATTACGATGCAAAAAGAAAGATGTTTTATCGGAATTTCCTCAAAGAAATAGAATATGAGGATATCCGTTCGTTTTATGAAGACGATCAGCGTATTTTGTGGATTGGTACTAGCCGTGGTATTTACAAGGTCGATTTGGCTGATAAAAAGATTATAGGCCATTATGAATTTGAGAATAATCTGGTTCGTTGTGTCCTGAAAGATTCCCGGGGACATTTGTGGGTAGGTTCTTTCGGCAGCGGGCTGGGAGTAGGAGATAGTGAGTTACAGGATATCAAGCTTTTTAATATTGAGAACCTGTTTCCTTCCAATACTATCAATGCTATTTATGAAGACAGCAGAAAGAATATATGGGTCGGAACAGGAGAAGGGCTGGTCTGTTTTTCTTCATTGCCCGATTGGGAATATAAGGTTTACCGCCGTGAAGAAGGTTTGACCAATACTCACATACTTGCTATAACGGAAGATGCTAACCATAATATTTGGGTGAGTACAAATAGGGGCATCAGTTGTTTAGTACAGGATAAAGGAATTTTCTATAATTATGACCACTGGGATAATGTGCCGATGGGAAACTTTATGAGTGGTAGTGTAGCGCAAGATCAGAATGGGGAGATTTATTTCGGCTCTATTAACGGATTGTGCCATTTTAATCCGGATTTTGTTCTGGCAAAACGTGAAGCTCCTGCGGCTGTCATTACAGAGATGAAGATATTTGCTCCTTTAGGCAATGCGGGAAGCAATGAAGAAGTGGTAGCTATTGACGGACAGTCGAAAGTAAGGCTGGGTTACATGCAGAACAGCTTCAATATCACTTTTAATATACGGAATTATGCATTAGTCAATCAGGTGGAGTATGCTTATATGCTGAAAGGGCTTGAAGATGCATGGTATACGGTGACGGATCCCAATAGTGTTACTTTCCGTAATATACCTCCCGGTGATTACCATTTTCTGGTAAAAACCCGTGTTAAGAACCAAGAATGGTCCGATGAGGTTACAACGCTGGATATTCATATTGTTCCTCCCTTGTGGCTGACTTGGTGGGTAAAATGCAGCTATATATTGTTGAGTGCTACTATTCTGTTCCTTATTCTTTATGCTTACAAAAAAAAGCTCGACATGGAAGTTCTCTACGATCTGGAAAAGAAGAACCATGTGCAGGAACAAGAATTGAATCAGGAGCGTCTGCGTTTTTATACTAACATCACGCACGAGCTTCGTACACCGCTGACTTTAATACTGGGGCCGCTGGAAGATATGCAGAAGAGTAATTCGCTTTCTAACAAGGATGCTCAAAAGATATCAGTTATCCATCAGAGTGCGATACGATTGCTAAATCTGATCAATCAGATACTGGAATTCAGGAAGACGGAAACGCAGAATAAGAAACTTTGCGTGGCTCATGATAATATAGCCAATCTGGTGTACGAAATAGGACTTAAGTATAAAGAACTGAACCGTAAGCCGAACATTGAATTCCATATCGAATTGGAAAAAGACGATATGCCTCTGTATTTTGATAAAGAAGTAGTGACTATTGTTCTAGATAATCTCATTTCCAACGCCATTAAGTATACTGAAAAAGGCTCTATCGGCTTGGGACTACGTAATGTGGTACGGGATAATATCAATTATACCGAAATAAAAGTAAGTGATACGGGTTTTGGCATTACTCCCGAGGCGTTACCCAATATTTTCAACCGTTATTATCAGGAAGGAGGTGATCATCAGGCTTCGGGTACAGGTATCGGGCTGGCATTAGTGAAAAATCTGGTGACATTACATGAGGGGGAGATACGGGTGGAAAGCATCTTGGGAACAGGCAGTACTTTCTATGTTTATTTATTGACGGACAATACCTACCCTCATGTATTGCATGCCGACTCACCGGAGAGGACATCAGTAGATGGAAAGGAAGAAAAAGAGGAAGTTCCGGAGTCAACCTCCAACGGAAAGCGAATATTGCTGATAGTGGAAGATAATCAAGACATCTGTAATTATATTGCTGAATCTTTCTCCGATGATTTTGAAGTGAAAACAGCTGCAAATGGGCAGCAAGGCATGGAGCAAGCCTTGAGTTGTATTCCCGATATTGTCGTAAGTGATGTTATGATGCCCATAATGAACGGGATTACGATGTGTAAAATGTTGAAAGAAGATGTACGTACCAGTCATATCCCCATTATCCTGTTGACTGCTAAAGACTCTCTGCAGGATAAGGAAGAAGGTTATCAAGTAGGGGCTGATTCTTATCTGACAAAACCTTTCAGTGCTACCCTTCTGCATAGTCGCATCAACAACTTGCTTGAATCTCGCAAGCGATTGGCAGAGCGTCTTAATACCAATACCCCGCATCACAATATGGATGAGAAACGCGCTTTACTGGCAGACTCCCTGAACAAATTGGATAATGAGTTCCTTGAAAAGATAAACCGGTTGATAGAGGACCGTTTGTCGTCCGAAAAGATAGATATAGGTTATCTGGCTGATAACATGTGCATGAGTAAATCTACATTGTATCGTAAAATGAAGGCATTGACGGGGTTGTCTACCAATGAGTATGTTCGTAAGATAAAGATGCAGTATGCTGAACGTTTATTGCTGGAAGGTCGGTATAATGTTTCCGAGATTGCTTTCAGAGTAGGCATAAATAGTGTGGTTTACTTCCGGCAGTGTTTTAAGGAGGAGTTCGGGGTGTTACCTTCAGATTATCTGAAACAGCCGTAA
- a CDS encoding glycoside hydrolase family 30 protein, whose amino-acid sequence MKKKKMKKVFLYCLTTIFATGTYAQTYNWVSSTEANIWQQSKVKLQLSTRQTPLLEISGTEEGTTFKAWGTTFNELCWDALNMLARDEQDNLLEKMFSPQGDLRFTRGRISMNANDYARNWYSCDEVSGDFQLKYFNINRDKLAIIPFIRAAQKYNSGMTFWISPWSPPSWMKINHDYPVRSDKTNKMSSESNIALYEDNTEKREDVFPKQLAVNDYMIQDPRYLQTYANYFCKFIDAYKEQGIPIDMVMYQNEAYSYTPYPGCAWTAEGTVRFNVEYLAPTLKKHHPKVKLYLGTFNTNRYDYVDKILSDPRMPQSIEGIGFQWEGGQILPKIRKKYPQYKYVQSESECGGGTFDWRAGEHTFHLINHYLGNGCEEYTFWNNTLCDNGESPWGWKQNALIHVDSKSRTATLTPEYYAVRHYSQFVTPGSHVIAYKPSTEGRTPILVVETPEKKKVVIAGNFNNEAKKITLKLGNRYLNVELQPHSFNTFEEK is encoded by the coding sequence ATGAAAAAGAAGAAAATGAAAAAAGTATTTCTCTATTGCCTGACAACCATCTTTGCCACCGGAACCTACGCCCAAACTTACAACTGGGTAAGCAGCACAGAAGCCAACATCTGGCAACAATCTAAAGTAAAGTTACAATTGAGTACTAGACAGACTCCGCTCTTAGAAATCAGCGGAACGGAAGAAGGCACCACATTCAAAGCATGGGGAACCACCTTCAACGAACTGTGCTGGGATGCCTTGAACATGCTCGCCCGTGATGAACAGGATAACCTTCTAGAAAAAATGTTTTCCCCACAAGGAGATTTACGCTTCACAAGAGGAAGAATTTCGATGAATGCGAACGATTATGCCCGCAACTGGTATAGCTGCGACGAAGTATCGGGCGACTTCCAACTGAAGTATTTCAACATTAACCGTGATAAGCTGGCAATCATACCTTTCATCCGTGCGGCACAAAAGTACAATTCCGGGATGACATTCTGGATTTCTCCCTGGTCTCCTCCCAGTTGGATGAAAATCAACCATGACTACCCGGTGCGTAGCGACAAGACCAATAAAATGTCCTCGGAATCGAACATAGCCCTTTACGAGGACAATACTGAAAAACGTGAAGACGTGTTCCCCAAACAGCTGGCTGTAAACGACTATATGATACAAGACCCCCGCTATCTGCAGACGTATGCCAACTATTTCTGCAAATTCATTGATGCCTACAAAGAACAGGGAATTCCCATTGATATGGTCATGTATCAAAACGAGGCATACAGCTACACTCCTTATCCCGGTTGTGCCTGGACTGCCGAAGGCACCGTGCGCTTTAATGTGGAATATCTGGCTCCTACACTGAAAAAGCATCACCCGAAAGTGAAACTATACCTCGGTACCTTCAATACGAACCGCTACGACTACGTCGACAAGATACTTTCCGACCCGCGTATGCCACAAAGCATTGAAGGCATAGGTTTCCAGTGGGAAGGCGGACAGATATTGCCGAAAATCCGCAAAAAGTATCCCCAATATAAATATGTACAGAGTGAAAGCGAATGCGGTGGGGGTACCTTCGACTGGAGAGCGGGCGAACACACCTTCCATCTGATTAACCACTACCTGGGTAATGGCTGCGAAGAGTACACCTTCTGGAACAATACCCTCTGCGATAATGGTGAAAGTCCTTGGGGTTGGAAACAGAATGCTTTGATACATGTTGATTCAAAATCCCGTACGGCAACTCTTACACCGGAGTATTATGCTGTAAGACATTATAGCCAGTTCGTAACACCCGGTTCACACGTTATAGCTTACAAGCCTTCAACAGAAGGAAGAACACCGATTTTGGTAGTGGAAACTCCGGAAAAGAAAAAGGTAGTGATAGCCGGCAACTTCAACAACGAAGCCAAGAAAATAACCCTGAAATTAGGCAACCGATATCTGAATGTAGAGCTCCAGCCACATTCGTTCAATACGTTCGAAGAGAAATAA
- a CDS encoding DUF6078 family protein translates to MEEEHHFTNVPYNYPLCLNRQCPKASTCLRQLVEQEVPDSAEYWVVISPKYQAKLKGACPHYRSSQKVQYAKGCMNILDNLPHKQRQLAIIHLMEYFSRRTYYRIRKGERLLSPAEQRDVQKILKQCGATGKQEFDAYVEDYEW, encoded by the coding sequence ATGGAAGAAGAACATCATTTTACGAACGTACCCTACAATTACCCCTTATGCCTCAACCGTCAGTGTCCCAAAGCATCTACCTGCCTGCGACAACTGGTAGAGCAAGAAGTACCGGACAGCGCGGAGTACTGGGTAGTCATCAGCCCCAAATACCAGGCTAAACTGAAGGGTGCATGTCCCCATTATCGCTCCAGTCAAAAAGTGCAATATGCCAAAGGCTGCATGAATATCCTTGATAACCTGCCCCACAAGCAAAGACAACTCGCCATAATCCATCTGATGGAATACTTCAGCCGAAGAACCTATTACCGCATTCGCAAAGGCGAACGCCTCCTCAGCCCGGCCGAACAAAGGGACGTACAGAAAATCTTAAAACAGTGCGGTGCAACCGGAAAACAAGAGTTTGATGCTTACGTAGAAGACTACGAATGGTAG
- a CDS encoding SusC/RagA family TonB-linked outer membrane protein, protein MKKQILLLCLALISLCGYAQTTVKGVVTSASDKEPLIGATVQIKGAGTGTITGIDGDYSIANVPADAVLVFSTIGYETQEIQVGGRTVINVVLKEAAELLDEVVVIGYGTVKKSDLTSSISTVKGEQITETVTGNAMDALQGKVNGVQVIGGGGPGTTPKVIIRGVTTVNKTAPLYVVDGMPVGDNINFLNSNDIKSMEVLKDASAAAIYGTRASNGVILITTKKGIAGKTNISFSASAGFQTIAKPSVAGVAEYKEVFNTRFTNDGTQQSQWKDTGATTNPGGTDWWDEVVNKTALVQNYSLGISGGTDKLVYSLSLGYFRNNSQYDYGYWDKLNVRLNTEYTFNKYVKMGFDIAPRMESWDNTPNLFSAAMSMDPTTPVFRPQDQWVDNEFNNYERSYNNQEWNPMGSLARQNGHSREMGAILNSYLQVNPIQKLTLRTQFATNAHYRRSDDFTPKFFIDTLEKADLSSVSRQSQEWLDWNWTNTATYMDTFAEKHNINVMAGFTAERNAWFNTKASRDDVPNNMGLLHEVNAGTDNQKGEGETSYNSMISYLGRVMYNYNDRYYLTASLRVDGSSRFPVGNKYAFFPAVSASWRVINEDFMRDQKVFDNLKLRGGWGRVGNQNISNDATLTLLGQADYVFGVNPNRVTGTMVSNVGNNTLMWETVEDWNIGVDMSFLDSRLDMTFEYFQKKSKDMLYEKQNLFAIGYPSWNSKVWMNIGSMKASGWELSLNWHDQITKDFKYNVGVNLSTVKNEAVKFSGDGPILTGGFNGDQIIRNEDGGLISRFYGYVADGIFQNWDEVYAHTNENGKLVQDKAKPGDIRFKDLNHDGTLDEKDKTWIGNPYPDLMLGLNLGFAYKNFDFTANFYGTFGNDIYNKTKGMYSGASGQNVWAGTLQKAWHGEGTSNDIPQLSYADLNLNYSRVSSFFVEDGSYMRCKLLQLGYTLPKNWVGGADLRISFSAQNPFTITGYSGMDPERPLMDGSVIETGIDGIAYPNPRTFLFGIDFKF, encoded by the coding sequence ATGAAAAAGCAAATATTATTATTGTGTCTGGCGTTGATCAGCCTATGTGGCTATGCACAGACCACAGTGAAGGGTGTTGTGACTTCAGCCTCCGACAAGGAACCGCTGATTGGAGCAACGGTACAGATAAAAGGCGCCGGAACAGGTACCATTACCGGTATAGACGGTGATTATTCGATAGCGAATGTTCCGGCCGACGCTGTGCTTGTATTCTCGACCATAGGTTATGAAACACAAGAAATACAAGTTGGCGGACGAACGGTTATCAACGTAGTGCTGAAAGAGGCTGCCGAATTGCTAGACGAAGTGGTGGTCATCGGTTACGGTACAGTGAAGAAGAGTGACTTGACCAGTTCCATTTCTACCGTGAAGGGTGAACAGATCACTGAAACAGTGACCGGCAATGCCATGGATGCTTTGCAAGGCAAGGTAAACGGCGTGCAAGTGATTGGCGGTGGTGGCCCGGGTACTACTCCGAAAGTAATAATTCGTGGTGTCACTACGGTAAATAAGACAGCTCCCCTTTATGTGGTAGACGGTATGCCGGTAGGGGATAATATCAACTTCCTTAACAGTAACGACATCAAGTCCATGGAAGTACTGAAGGATGCTTCGGCTGCTGCCATCTATGGTACACGTGCTTCCAACGGTGTTATCTTGATTACGACCAAGAAAGGTATCGCAGGAAAAACAAATATCAGCTTTAGTGCCTCCGCCGGTTTTCAGACGATAGCCAAGCCTTCTGTTGCAGGTGTGGCTGAATACAAAGAGGTGTTCAACACGCGCTTCACCAATGATGGTACTCAACAGTCTCAGTGGAAAGATACCGGCGCTACAACCAACCCCGGTGGTACAGACTGGTGGGACGAAGTGGTGAACAAGACTGCTTTGGTGCAGAATTATTCACTCGGCATATCCGGAGGTACGGATAAGTTGGTTTATAGTCTTAGTTTAGGCTATTTCCGGAATAACTCACAGTATGATTATGGCTATTGGGACAAACTGAACGTTCGACTCAATACAGAATACACATTCAATAAATATGTAAAAATGGGCTTTGACATTGCTCCACGTATGGAATCGTGGGACAACACTCCCAACTTATTCTCCGCTGCCATGTCTATGGATCCTACTACGCCCGTTTTTAGACCTCAAGACCAATGGGTAGACAATGAATTCAACAATTACGAACGCTCTTACAATAATCAGGAATGGAATCCGATGGGATCATTAGCCCGCCAGAATGGCCATTCACGTGAGATGGGGGCCATTTTGAACAGTTACTTACAGGTGAACCCTATTCAGAAGTTGACTTTGCGTACTCAGTTTGCTACCAATGCACACTATCGCCGGTCTGACGACTTTACACCGAAATTCTTTATCGATACTTTGGAAAAGGCTGACTTGAGTAGTGTTTCCCGCCAGTCCCAAGAGTGGCTCGACTGGAACTGGACGAATACGGCCACATATATGGATACGTTTGCCGAAAAGCATAACATTAATGTAATGGCCGGTTTCACCGCCGAACGGAACGCTTGGTTCAACACCAAGGCTTCACGCGATGATGTCCCCAACAATATGGGCCTTTTGCATGAAGTGAATGCTGGTACAGACAATCAGAAAGGAGAGGGAGAGACTTCTTATAATTCGATGATCTCTTATCTGGGACGTGTAATGTATAACTACAATGACCGTTATTATCTGACTGCCTCTTTGCGTGTCGATGGCTCTTCACGTTTCCCTGTCGGAAATAAATATGCTTTCTTCCCTGCTGTATCAGCGTCTTGGCGTGTCATCAACGAAGACTTTATGAGAGACCAGAAAGTCTTTGATAATCTGAAATTACGTGGTGGCTGGGGACGTGTCGGTAATCAAAATATCAGTAATGATGCAACTCTGACTTTGCTTGGCCAGGCCGATTATGTGTTTGGTGTAAATCCCAATCGTGTGACTGGTACCATGGTATCGAATGTAGGTAACAATACGTTGATGTGGGAAACTGTGGAAGACTGGAATATAGGTGTAGATATGTCATTCCTGGATTCTCGCTTGGATATGACTTTCGAATACTTCCAGAAGAAATCCAAAGACATGCTTTACGAGAAGCAGAACTTGTTCGCCATCGGCTACCCAAGCTGGAACAGTAAGGTATGGATGAACATCGGCAGCATGAAAGCAAGTGGCTGGGAATTGAGTTTGAACTGGCATGACCAGATAACTAAAGATTTCAAGTATAATGTAGGTGTGAACCTTTCTACCGTGAAAAATGAAGCTGTGAAATTCTCTGGTGACGGCCCTATCCTGACTGGCGGGTTCAATGGTGACCAGATTATTCGTAACGAAGACGGTGGTCTGATTTCTCGTTTCTATGGTTATGTGGCAGACGGTATCTTCCAGAATTGGGATGAGGTATATGCTCACACCAACGAGAACGGTAAATTGGTGCAAGATAAGGCAAAACCGGGTGACATCCGTTTCAAGGACTTGAATCATGACGGTACGTTGGACGAAAAGGATAAGACTTGGATCGGTAATCCTTATCCTGACTTGATGCTTGGCCTGAACTTAGGCTTCGCCTATAAGAACTTTGACTTTACTGCCAATTTCTACGGTACGTTCGGAAATGATATCTACAACAAGACTAAAGGCATGTATTCCGGTGCAAGCGGACAGAACGTATGGGCCGGTACATTGCAAAAGGCATGGCACGGTGAAGGAACAAGCAATGACATCCCGCAACTATCCTACGCCGATTTGAACCTGAATTATAGCAGAGTATCAAGTTTCTTTGTAGAAGACGGTTCGTATATGCGCTGCAAGCTGTTGCAATTGGGATATACACTTCCCAAGAATTGGGTTGGTGGAGCAGACCTGCGCATTTCATTCTCTGCACAGAACCCGTTCACCATCACCGGTTATTCCGGTATGGACCCTGAACGTCCATTGATGGATGGCAGTGTGATTGAAACCGGTATCGACGGCATTGCTTACCCGAATCCGCGTACTTTCTTGTTTGGCATTGACTTTAAATTTTAA